A genomic window from Flavobacterium sp. I3-2 includes:
- a CDS encoding aconitate hydratase gives MAFDIEMIKKVYDKMPARVDKARELVGRPLTLSEKILYAHLWEGVPTQKFERGKDYVDFAPDRVACQDATAQMALLQFMHAGKEKSAVPTTVHCDHLIQAKVGAEKDLAVANSQSKEVFDFLSSVTNKYGIGFWKPGSGIIHQILLENYAFPGGMMIGTDSHTVNAGGLGMLAIGVGGADAVDVMSGMAWELKFPKLIGVKLTGKLNGWTAPKDVILRVADILTVKGGTGAIVEYFGEGALSMSATGKGTICNMGAEIGATTSTFGYDDSMRRYLSATGRQDVVDAADKVASYLTADAEVYANPEQYFDQLIEINLSELEPYINGPFTPDRGTPVSKMKEEAAKNDWPIKVEWGLIGSCTNSSYEDMSRAVSIVNQAVELGITPKAEFGINPGSEQIRFTIERDGILEAFEKMGTKVFTNACGPCIGQWDREGADKQEKNTIVHSFNRNFSKRADGNPNTHAFVTSPEMVAALAISGRLDFNPITDTLINDNGEEVKFKPPFGDELPKKGFAVDDPGFQAPAENGSAIEVIVSPTSQRLQLLEPFKPWDGKNITGAKLLIKAFGKCTTDHISMAGPWLRFRGHLDNISNNMLIGAENAFNHKTNWVKNELTGVYGEVPAVQRAYKAAGVPTIVVGDQNYGEGSSREHAAMEPRHLGVMAVLVKSFARIHETNLKKQGMLALTFANEADYDKILEDDTINFLDLVDFAPGKTLTLEFVHKDGSKDLIVANHSYNEQQIEWFKAGSALNLIAAGK, from the coding sequence ATGGCTTTTGATATTGAAATGATAAAAAAAGTGTACGATAAAATGCCTGCTCGCGTTGATAAAGCACGCGAATTGGTTGGTCGTCCACTTACACTTTCCGAAAAGATTTTATATGCACATTTATGGGAAGGTGTTCCGACTCAAAAATTTGAAAGAGGTAAAGATTATGTTGATTTTGCTCCAGACCGTGTTGCTTGTCAAGATGCGACGGCTCAAATGGCTTTGTTACAGTTTATGCACGCTGGTAAAGAAAAATCGGCTGTACCAACAACCGTTCATTGCGACCACTTAATTCAAGCTAAAGTTGGTGCAGAAAAAGATTTAGCAGTTGCAAATTCGCAATCTAAAGAAGTTTTCGATTTCTTATCATCAGTAACAAACAAATATGGAATTGGTTTTTGGAAACCAGGTTCAGGAATTATCCACCAAATCTTATTAGAAAATTATGCTTTCCCTGGAGGAATGATGATTGGAACCGATTCACATACAGTAAACGCTGGTGGATTGGGAATGTTAGCTATCGGAGTTGGTGGTGCAGATGCTGTTGATGTAATGTCTGGAATGGCTTGGGAATTGAAATTTCCTAAATTAATCGGAGTGAAATTAACTGGAAAACTAAACGGTTGGACTGCTCCAAAAGATGTGATTCTTCGCGTCGCTGATATTCTAACTGTAAAAGGTGGAACTGGAGCTATTGTTGAATATTTCGGTGAAGGTGCACTTTCGATGTCTGCAACCGGTAAAGGTACGATTTGTAATATGGGCGCTGAAATTGGAGCAACAACTTCAACTTTTGGTTATGACGATTCGATGCGTCGTTATCTTTCTGCAACCGGACGTCAAGATGTGGTAGATGCTGCCGATAAGGTTGCCTCGTATTTAACTGCAGATGCTGAAGTTTATGCAAATCCAGAACAATATTTTGATCAGTTAATCGAAATCAATTTATCGGAATTAGAACCTTATATTAACGGACCTTTTACACCGGATCGTGGAACACCTGTTTCTAAAATGAAAGAAGAAGCAGCGAAAAATGATTGGCCAATTAAAGTAGAATGGGGATTGATTGGTTCTTGTACCAATTCGTCTTACGAAGATATGTCACGTGCAGTTTCTATCGTAAACCAAGCGGTTGAATTAGGAATTACACCAAAAGCTGAGTTTGGAATCAATCCAGGTTCTGAGCAAATTCGTTTTACGATAGAACGTGATGGAATTTTAGAAGCTTTTGAAAAAATGGGAACTAAAGTATTTACGAATGCTTGTGGACCTTGTATTGGACAATGGGATAGAGAAGGTGCTGATAAACAAGAAAAAAATACCATCGTACATTCGTTTAATAGAAACTTTTCTAAGCGTGCCGATGGAAATCCGAATACCCATGCTTTTGTAACTTCTCCAGAAATGGTTGCTGCTTTAGCAATTTCGGGACGTTTAGATTTCAATCCGATTACAGATACTTTAATTAATGATAATGGTGAAGAGGTAAAATTCAAACCGCCATTTGGTGACGAATTACCTAAAAAAGGATTTGCTGTTGATGATCCAGGTTTTCAAGCTCCAGCTGAAAATGGTTCAGCAATCGAAGTAATTGTTTCTCCAACTTCACAACGTTTACAATTGTTAGAACCTTTTAAACCTTGGGATGGTAAAAATATTACGGGAGCTAAATTGTTAATTAAAGCGTTCGGAAAATGTACAACCGACCATATCTCTATGGCTGGACCTTGGTTACGTTTCCGTGGACATTTAGACAATATTTCTAATAATATGTTAATCGGTGCAGAAAATGCATTTAATCATAAAACCAATTGGGTTAAAAATGAATTAACGGGTGTTTATGGCGAAGTACCTGCGGTTCAAAGAGCTTATAAAGCTGCTGGTGTTCCTACAATTGTTGTTGGAGATCAGAATTACGGTGAGGGTTCTTCTCGTGAACATGCGGCTATGGAACCACGTCATTTAGGTGTAATGGCTGTTTTGGTTAAATCGTTTGCACGTATTCACGAAACCAATTTAAAGAAACAAGGAATGCTTGCTTTAACGTTTGCTAACGAAGCAGATTATGATAAAATTTTAGAAGACGATACCATTAACTTTTTAGATTTAGTTGATTTTGCACCTGGTAAAACGTTGACTTTAGAATTTGTCCATAAGGATGGTTCTAAAGATTTAATTGTTGCCAATCATTCGTATAACGAACAACAAATCGAATGGTTTAAAGCAGGTTCTGCATTAAACTTGATTGCTGCAGGAAAATAA
- a CDS encoding AAA domain-containing protein: MQNFSSELFESFQSKLKTGNRRGVHLNAIPGNSRYKFDIAKLSAIFKSLPERFILDLLTQRNMNFRFSIFDKPNTENENQHKISNLNFENIDESTDVLLSEDLKKITQNIENLIFQNEVIQSEKGINTLGFGFPILIRRDLNDGQITAAPILIWSVKMKQLNEMNTWEISRSEDDPIYLNEVLINHLQSDCGIILEKIPDEMLEDGKIDKTELFQICTKILEQLKIEQNIDFLLSNYEEIPQIKAKSFYEEKLTKKGDGLILKSGLLSLFEVQKQNIINDYDALKSNFIPIETNSNTDFQTFSAIQTDPSQQQILESLKSTNKILIQGPPGTGKSQTLTALLINALENKQKTIVVCEKQTALEVLHNALNEKGLGKFCVLIKDSVTDRKTVVQAVREIVDQPGFKKSDEIKTAVISLENAVKSLSDSKQKINASHHKLNSTLINDKNWTEIIGSLLVYEKLKQEIDLDGFSFEFSDAEFNQLNVLIEKGESLFRNYKKIEEKTFLNWNALIDENYFSAQTKIDNSLENYQKLWNEILTKIKKYQLFFNEKRKAEFIEKLEQANQIINEVELLNATLPTDSAVFNLEKTSGFFYKFLSFFSSSKKKVLQTQERLQNLSIEIKKLSQEKYLETIEITSDLKQNVNEILNYNSKIDVAKSKFEPGILDEFSQLNFITIYDKSIINSESENISNLLKSLINQLKSEQIVLNFELISTFVDLKINIEKLFENYQTYKSQNENLFLIEYDWFVFYNHLNSFQKSILEKLKNIDSWEASLFFVYFSKLLQKNADNSLLTDNLEYSEFANKLSYFGIVQKDFIKYFWDKSQREIVKQFENANKDLTVANLYNKRSSVNHKRLTLRQIVAKDIDVFTTFFPIILITPDSCSNLFQGKNFYFDYVVFDEASQLKLEDNLPAMLKGKKVVIAGDEHQMPPSNYFSRVFDGNIDDEDDIETENSETEIINAVSNIESLLDYALEFNFEKNYLDFHYRSKHPYLIDFSNAAFYQSRLKPLPSKNDKKPIEFFQVDGIFEEHINIEEVNKVIDILKNIEPLENGNYPSVGIATFNITQRNYIKRTINQLVNSEGNELFRNKILALEQAGLFIKNLENIQGDERDIIIISTTYGRKKSGKFVQSYGPINHSKGYKLLNVIITRAKEKIYICNSIPEEFFQNYNDALKQEKSNNRKAVLYAYLAYCKAVSDENNEKRLEILSHLASYNVNETMHNSKSNVLLDEIYSNVKAHFPNSKTEKKIGLWWLRN, encoded by the coding sequence ATGCAAAATTTTAGTTCAGAATTATTTGAATCATTTCAGAGTAAACTTAAAACCGGAAATCGTCGTGGTGTGCATTTAAATGCAATTCCGGGAAATTCGCGTTATAAATTTGATATTGCTAAATTAAGTGCCATTTTTAAAAGTTTACCCGAACGTTTTATTCTTGATTTGTTGACGCAACGAAATATGAATTTTCGTTTTTCGATTTTCGACAAACCAAATACTGAAAACGAAAATCAACATAAAATTTCAAATTTAAATTTCGAAAATATTGACGAATCAACCGATGTTTTGTTGTCTGAAGATTTAAAAAAAATTACACAAAACATTGAAAATCTGATTTTTCAGAACGAAGTTATCCAATCCGAAAAAGGAATCAATACTTTGGGTTTCGGTTTTCCGATTTTAATTCGTCGCGATTTAAATGATGGACAAATTACAGCTGCGCCCATTTTAATTTGGTCGGTGAAAATGAAACAATTGAACGAAATGAATACTTGGGAAATTTCGCGTTCTGAAGATGACCCAATTTATTTAAATGAAGTTTTGATTAATCATTTACAAAGTGATTGCGGAATTATCTTGGAAAAAATTCCGGACGAAATGCTTGAAGATGGTAAAATTGATAAAACCGAATTGTTTCAGATTTGTACTAAAATTTTAGAACAACTTAAAATCGAACAAAACATCGATTTTTTATTAAGTAATTATGAGGAAATTCCGCAAATAAAGGCAAAATCATTTTACGAAGAAAAACTGACAAAAAAAGGCGATGGATTAATTTTAAAATCAGGTTTACTTTCACTTTTTGAAGTTCAAAAACAAAACATCATAAACGATTACGATGCGTTAAAATCTAATTTTATTCCGATTGAAACGAACTCAAATACCGATTTTCAAACTTTTAGTGCTATTCAAACCGACCCGTCGCAACAGCAAATTCTAGAAAGTTTAAAATCAACAAATAAGATTTTAATTCAAGGTCCGCCCGGAACAGGAAAAAGTCAAACATTAACCGCGTTATTGATTAATGCACTTGAAAATAAACAAAAAACCATTGTAGTTTGCGAAAAACAAACCGCGCTTGAGGTTTTACATAATGCTTTAAACGAAAAAGGTTTAGGTAAATTTTGTGTATTGATTAAAGATTCAGTTACGGATAGAAAAACAGTGGTTCAAGCAGTTCGCGAAATTGTGGACCAGCCAGGTTTTAAAAAATCTGACGAAATAAAAACGGCGGTTATTAGCTTAGAAAATGCTGTAAAAAGTTTATCGGACTCGAAACAAAAAATTAATGCATCGCATCACAAATTAAATAGTACTTTAATTAATGATAAAAATTGGACTGAAATTATCGGCTCGTTGTTGGTCTATGAAAAGTTGAAACAAGAAATTGATTTGGATGGATTTTCATTTGAATTTTCAGATGCGGAATTTAATCAATTGAACGTTTTAATTGAAAAAGGCGAATCGTTATTTCGCAATTACAAAAAAATTGAAGAAAAAACCTTTTTAAATTGGAATGCATTAATCGATGAAAACTATTTTTCGGCACAAACAAAGATTGATAATTCACTTGAAAACTATCAAAAACTTTGGAATGAAATATTGACAAAAATTAAAAAATATCAACTGTTTTTTAATGAAAAACGAAAAGCTGAATTTATTGAAAAACTGGAACAAGCAAACCAAATAATTAATGAAGTTGAATTATTAAACGCAACGTTACCAACCGATTCTGCTGTTTTTAATTTAGAAAAAACAAGTGGCTTTTTTTACAAATTTTTGAGCTTCTTTTCGAGTTCAAAAAAGAAAGTCTTACAAACACAAGAACGTTTACAAAATTTAAGCATCGAAATTAAGAAATTAAGTCAAGAAAAATATTTAGAAACTATCGAAATTACTTCTGATTTAAAGCAAAATGTAAATGAGATTTTAAATTATAATTCGAAAATTGATGTAGCTAAAAGTAAATTTGAACCCGGAATTTTAGACGAATTTTCACAGCTCAATTTTATAACCATTTACGACAAAAGCATTATAAATTCTGAATCAGAAAACATTTCGAATCTGCTTAAATCTTTAATCAATCAATTAAAATCAGAACAAATTGTTTTAAATTTTGAATTGATTTCAACTTTTGTTGACTTAAAAATAAACATCGAAAAACTGTTTGAAAATTATCAAACTTATAAATCTCAAAATGAAAATTTATTTTTAATTGAGTACGATTGGTTTGTATTTTATAACCATTTAAATTCATTTCAGAAATCGATTCTAGAAAAACTAAAAAATATAGATTCATGGGAAGCTAGTTTATTCTTTGTTTATTTCTCTAAATTATTGCAAAAAAATGCAGACAATAGTTTGCTTACGGATAATCTTGAATATTCAGAATTTGCTAATAAACTAAGTTATTTTGGAATTGTTCAGAAAGACTTTATCAAGTATTTTTGGGATAAATCACAACGTGAAATCGTTAAACAATTTGAAAATGCAAACAAAGATTTAACAGTTGCGAATTTGTACAACAAGCGAAGCAGTGTTAATCACAAACGTTTAACCTTACGTCAAATTGTTGCTAAAGATATTGATGTTTTCACGACGTTTTTTCCTATTATTTTAATTACACCTGATAGCTGTAGTAATCTTTTTCAGGGCAAAAATTTTTATTTTGATTATGTGGTCTTTGACGAAGCCAGCCAATTAAAACTCGAAGATAATTTACCTGCGATGCTAAAAGGTAAAAAAGTTGTTATTGCTGGTGATGAACATCAAATGCCGCCTTCAAATTATTTTAGTCGCGTGTTTGATGGCAATATTGACGATGAAGATGATATTGAAACCGAAAATTCGGAAACTGAAATTATAAATGCAGTTTCAAATATCGAATCGCTTTTAGATTATGCTTTGGAATTTAACTTTGAGAAGAATTATTTAGATTTTCATTATCGTTCAAAACATCCGTATTTAATCGATTTTTCAAATGCAGCTTTTTATCAATCGCGTTTGAAACCACTTCCGTCTAAAAACGATAAAAAACCAATTGAATTTTTTCAGGTCGATGGCATTTTCGAAGAACATATTAATATCGAAGAAGTAAATAAGGTTATCGACATTCTAAAAAATATCGAACCTTTAGAAAACGGAAATTATCCATCTGTCGGAATTGCCACATTTAATATTACCCAACGTAATTACATCAAACGTACCATAAATCAGTTGGTAAACAGCGAAGGAAATGAACTTTTTAGAAATAAGATTTTAGCACTTGAACAAGCTGGATTATTTATTAAAAATCTTGAAAATATTCAGGGTGATGAACGCGATATTATCATCATTTCAACAACTTACGGACGTAAAAAAAGCGGCAAATTCGTACAAAGTTATGGTCCGATAAACCATTCTAAAGGTTACAAATTATTAAACGTAATCATCACTCGTGCAAAAGAAAAAATATACATCTGTAATTCTATTCCAGAAGAATTTTTTCAGAATTATAACGATGCGTTAAAACAAGAAAAAAGCAATAATCGTAAAGCGGTTTTATATGCTTATTTGGCATATTGCAAGGCGGTTAGTGATGAGAATAACGAAAAACGTTTGGAAATTTTATCCCATTTAGCTTCTTACAATGTCAATGAAACGATGCATAATTCAAAATCAAATGTGTTGTTAGATGAAATTTATTCGAATGTAAAAGCACATTTTCCGAATTCTAAAACTGAGAAAAAAATTGGCTTATGGTGGTTACGAAATTGA